The following coding sequences are from one Saccopteryx bilineata isolate mSacBil1 chromosome 3, mSacBil1_pri_phased_curated, whole genome shotgun sequence window:
- the DCSTAMP gene encoding dendritic cell-specific transmembrane protein → MEFWDSSTDIFLNLWGMYVSLRSPGWMDFIQHLGVCCFVAFISVGLLSAAFSWFLSSFIVFTTSWVIVCVLLCCSKHVRCFLLLFFLSCGLREGRNALIAAGTGIVIFGHVENIFHNFKGLLDSMTCNLRAKNFSVHLPLLKRYIEAIQWIYDLATHLSLFDDLVSWNQTLAVSLSSPSQALEAQLNDTKGKVLGVLYQMVTATEALSSLGQQLLALGGLLLVLLGTGLFMKRFLDPCGWKFENIYITRQFVQFDERERHHHRPCVLPLSQKEKRKYVVIPSLWLTPKERKNLGLFFFPVLTHLYVWVLFAAIDFLLYRLIFSVSQHFEGLPALEVHLKLHREERGTENIIHDSSFNISLFEPNCIPKPKLLLSRTWVPLSIILVILVVLGLLSSFLMQLKILVLGSFYPSVQRDHIQYLHEKLLKKRSKQPGGEVRRQLSLYFTKINFWLPVLRVIRKKQVDPAREDSPWETRRWCGPCVASSSQAR, encoded by the exons ATGGAGTTCTGGGACTCCAGCACCGATATCTTCCTAAATCTTTGGGGAATGTATGTGTCTCTGAGAAGCCCTGGATGGATGGACTTCATCCAGCATTTGGGAGTTTGCTGTTTTGTGGCTTTCATTTCAGTGGGCCTCCTCTCGGCGGCCTTCTCCTGGTTTCTGTCCTCGTTCATAGTCTTTACCACCTCCTGGGTGATCGTGTGTGTCCTGCTGTGCTGCTCCAAGCACGTGCGatgtttcctcctcctcttcttcctctcttgtgGCCTGCGTGAAGGCAGGAACGCTTTGATTGCAGCTGGCACAGGGATAGTAATCTTTGGACACGTGGAAAATATCTTCCACAACTTTAAAGGTCTCCTGGACAGTATGACTTGCAACTTAAGGGCAAAGAACTTTTCCGTACATTTGCCACTTCTGAAAAGGTATATTGAAGCAATTCAGTGGATATATGACCTTGCCACTCACCTAAGTCTATTTGATGACCTTGTTTCTTGGAACCAGACCCTGGCAGTTTCTCTTTCCAGCCCCAGCCAAGCCCTGGAGGCACAGCTGAATGACACTAAAGGCAAAGTCCTGGGGGTCTTATACCAGATGGTGACGGCCACAGAGGCATTGTCCTCCTTGGGTCAGCAGCTACTTGCCCTCGGAGGGCTTTTGCTGGTGCTACTCGGCACTGGCCTCTTCATGAAGCGATTTTTGGACCCTTGTGGTTGGAAGTTTGAAAACATCTACATCACCAGACAATTTGTTCAGTTTGATGAAAGGGAGAGGCATCATCACAGACCCTGTGTCCTCCCGCTGagtcagaaggaaaagaggaagtacgTGGTCATCCCGTCCTTGTGGCTGACccctaaagaaaggaaaaacctgGGGCTGTTTTTCTTCCCCGTCCTTACCCATCTCTACGTCTGGGTGCTGTTTGCAGCCATCGACTTTCTGCTGTATCGGCTCATTTTCTCAGTGAGCCAACATTTCGAAGGCTTGCCAGCGCTGGAGGTCCACCTGAAACTGCACAGGGAG gagagaggaactgaaaacatcatcCATGATTCTTCCTTTAATATATCACTCTTTGAACCCAATTGCATTCCTAAACCAAAGCTCCTTCTGTCTAGAACCTGGGTTCCTCTTAGTATTATCCTTGTGATACTAGTGGTGCTAGGACTGTTGTCCTCCTTTCTGATGCAACTTAAAATCCTGGTGTTAGGATCCTTCTACCCAAGCGTGCAGAGGGATCACATTCAATACCTGCATGAGAAGCTACTGAAGAAAAGGTCCAAGCAGCCAGGAGGAGAAGTAAGAAGGCAGCTCAGTCTGTACTTCACAAAG ATTAATTTCTGGCTTCCGGTCCTGAGAGTGATTAGAAAGAAACAAGTGGACCCTGCAAGAGAAGACAGCCCATGGGAGACCCGCAGGTGGTGCGGGCCATGCGTAGCCAGCAGTTCGCAAGCCCGCTGA